A portion of the Nitratidesulfovibrio termitidis HI1 genome contains these proteins:
- a CDS encoding lipid A deacylase LpxR family protein, whose translation MNPVAPLMRAALCGALLALLPCAPLCVPQVVLAADAAPSSSPFDGDMFASSGGEGAAAEEAQETVAATEAEEPKKAKAFSTLVIYFENDLFGGTDQYYTNAVQARFVSPDLKTLADDEMLPDMLDNLIERLPFAGDPDAQYNVSVAFGQAIYTPSDTQVREYIPGDRPYAGFLYGAIGLHAKKGDRMDTLQFTGGIVGPSARGETAQNEVHEMRNIPTAKGWDNQLHDEPGLMLTWQRNWRLNPSSTGRGFGWDVLPRVGATAGNVLTQANMGGEVRFGWNLPGDFETSLIRPGGGIEAPTDDADPRVRESWGWYLFAGADGRAVGRNIFLDGNTFRDSHDVEKKYFVADLSGGLAVIIEGVRITYTHVYRTEEFVGQERGQHFGSLTVGVSF comes from the coding sequence ATGAATCCTGTTGCACCCCTGATGCGCGCGGCATTGTGTGGGGCCCTGCTGGCCCTGCTGCCGTGCGCCCCCCTGTGCGTTCCCCAAGTCGTGCTGGCCGCCGATGCTGCGCCTTCTTCCTCGCCATTCGACGGGGATATGTTCGCATCATCCGGTGGCGAAGGTGCAGCAGCGGAAGAGGCGCAGGAAACCGTTGCCGCCACCGAGGCGGAAGAGCCGAAAAAGGCCAAGGCCTTCAGCACGCTGGTCATCTACTTCGAAAACGACCTGTTCGGAGGAACCGACCAGTACTACACCAACGCGGTGCAGGCCCGGTTCGTCTCGCCCGACCTCAAGACCCTTGCCGACGACGAAATGCTGCCCGACATGCTGGACAACCTCATCGAGCGGCTGCCCTTCGCGGGCGACCCCGACGCCCAGTACAACGTCAGCGTGGCCTTCGGGCAGGCCATCTACACGCCGTCCGATACCCAGGTCAGGGAGTACATTCCCGGCGACAGGCCCTACGCGGGCTTTTTGTACGGGGCCATCGGCCTGCACGCCAAGAAGGGCGACCGCATGGACACCCTGCAGTTCACCGGGGGCATTGTGGGGCCATCGGCGCGGGGAGAAACGGCCCAGAACGAAGTGCATGAAATGCGCAACATTCCCACGGCCAAGGGCTGGGACAACCAGTTGCACGACGAGCCGGGCCTGATGCTGACCTGGCAGCGCAACTGGCGGCTGAACCCGTCATCCACCGGGCGCGGCTTCGGCTGGGACGTGCTGCCCCGCGTGGGGGCCACGGCGGGCAACGTGCTGACCCAGGCCAACATGGGGGGTGAGGTGCGCTTTGGCTGGAACCTGCCGGGCGACTTCGAGACCTCGCTGATCCGGCCCGGGGGCGGCATCGAGGCCCCGACAGACGACGCCGACCCGCGCGTGCGCGAGAGCTGGGGCTGGTACCTGTTCGCCGGGGCCGACGGACGGGCCGTGGGCCGCAACATCTTTCTGGACGGCAACACCTTTCGCGACAGCCACGACGTGGAAAAGAAGTACTTCGTGGCCGACCTGTCCGGTGGGCTGGCGGTGATCATCGAAGGGGTGCGTATTACCTATACCCACGTTTACCGTACCGAGGAATTCGTGGGGCAGGAACGCGGGCAGCACTTCGGCTCGCTGACCGTGGGGGTTTCCTTTTAG
- a CDS encoding ARMT1-like domain-containing protein, with protein sequence MRKLPEFDAVRDIRLRKDPYFDAWIYNFMTENNLEHLMNPTLIATPEQLRFMVALADDQVYVPCSDDTFRLLTAQDTPRALQEQYNRAWRIIMRLVRSATHIEKQVKRRIMQYCRHRFRLHISQHTAIPSRVVKRLTSIVLTQSGQEDPWTGRKQAANRKARTLLQDPALQRLLRRPPARLDPNRDIVDMRWELDLTELVRLLHVAMRGRRWLECPPSPLEVEQALESVGEPSAQLRLLFGPETEPRKKILYLCDGDGGVMFDLAVIRVLLRMGHQVVLALKEGFFFYAPMIWDAESDPVLKEEMESAFVLHDDRVTKNELLRHLREHRFVVISDGTRERLNLYRASVTFARAWKECDVVMAKGWRADHTFLRTSHQFTRDIVCFWCDDDGQCHITCKPRATGVRKFTEKDLTGKADEIIEAMREARQQGKAVMFYSCIIGSIPGQTKTAINVVDTFVRHLREKLDTTFIINPAEHFEEGMDGDDLMFMWERVQRSGLIDVWRFQTVEDIETSFALQERKVPSVWSGKDSTYSTGCTKEMQIALDMQKKHRELQIIGPLPDNFFRRREYGVGKYFDVGISG encoded by the coding sequence ATGCGAAAGCTGCCCGAGTTCGACGCCGTCAGGGACATCCGCCTGCGCAAGGACCCCTATTTCGACGCGTGGATCTACAACTTCATGACCGAGAACAATCTCGAACACCTCATGAACCCCACGCTCATCGCCACGCCGGAGCAGTTGCGCTTCATGGTGGCCCTGGCCGACGATCAGGTCTACGTGCCCTGTTCGGACGACACCTTTCGCCTGCTCACCGCGCAGGACACGCCCCGCGCGTTGCAGGAGCAGTACAACCGCGCGTGGCGCATCATCATGCGCCTGGTGCGCAGCGCCACGCACATCGAAAAGCAGGTCAAGCGGCGCATCATGCAGTACTGCCGCCACCGCTTCCGCCTGCACATCAGCCAGCACACCGCCATTCCTTCCCGGGTGGTCAAGCGCCTGACCAGCATCGTGCTTACCCAGTCCGGGCAGGAAGATCCGTGGACAGGTCGCAAGCAGGCCGCCAACCGCAAGGCCCGCACCCTGTTGCAGGACCCGGCGTTGCAGCGGTTGCTGCGCCGCCCCCCCGCGCGGCTGGACCCGAACCGCGACATCGTGGACATGCGTTGGGAACTGGACCTTACGGAACTTGTCCGGCTGCTGCATGTGGCCATGCGCGGTCGCCGCTGGCTGGAATGTCCGCCCTCGCCGCTGGAGGTGGAACAGGCCCTGGAGTCGGTGGGTGAACCTTCCGCCCAGTTGCGCCTGCTATTCGGGCCGGAAACCGAGCCGCGCAAGAAGATCCTGTACCTGTGCGACGGTGACGGCGGGGTCATGTTCGACCTGGCCGTCATCCGCGTGCTGCTGCGCATGGGGCACCAGGTGGTGCTGGCCCTGAAGGAAGGCTTTTTCTTCTACGCCCCCATGATCTGGGACGCGGAGTCCGACCCGGTGCTGAAGGAGGAGATGGAATCCGCCTTCGTCCTGCACGACGACAGGGTGACCAAGAACGAACTGCTGCGCCACCTGCGCGAACATCGCTTCGTGGTCATCTCGGACGGCACGCGCGAGCGGCTGAACCTGTACCGCGCCAGCGTCACCTTTGCCCGCGCCTGGAAGGAATGCGACGTGGTCATGGCCAAGGGCTGGCGCGCCGACCATACCTTTCTGCGCACCAGCCACCAGTTCACCCGTGACATCGTGTGCTTCTGGTGCGACGACGACGGGCAGTGCCACATCACCTGCAAGCCCCGCGCGACCGGGGTGCGCAAGTTCACCGAAAAGGACCTGACCGGCAAGGCCGACGAGATCATCGAGGCCATGCGCGAGGCGCGCCAGCAGGGCAAGGCGGTGATGTTCTACAGCTGCATCATCGGCTCCATTCCCGGCCAGACCAAGACCGCCATCAATGTCGTGGATACCTTTGTCCGGCACCTGCGCGAGAAACTGGACACCACCTTCATCATCAACCCCGCCGAGCACTTCGAGGAAGGCATGGACGGCGACGACCTGATGTTCATGTGGGAGCGGGTCCAGCGCAGCGGGCTCATCGACGTCTGGCGTTTCCAGACCGTTGAGGATATAGAGACGAGCTTCGCGTTGCAGGAACGCAAGGTGCCCTCGGTGTGGTCGGGCAAGGATTCCACCTACTCCACCGGCTGCACCAAGGAAATGCAGATCGCCCTCGACATGCAGAAGAAGCACCGCGAACTCCAGATCATCGGCCCGCTGCCGGACAACTTCTTCCGCCGCCGCGAATACGGCGTGGGCAAGTACTTCGACGTGGGCATCAGCGGATAA
- a CDS encoding methyl-accepting chemotaxis protein: MNNFSVGIRLIAGFIFVSLLTLITAGSGYLAIENASESLRRSNEEMLPAVAHTGSIELAMRGIVVAQRTLMMERLSRADRDRQREDIRLAREVIARSRGEMDKLHHSPAVQEKWSAFVATLDSVRATNDEIMAAIQEWERDIADKARMDRAAELVTSKGVQANLRLAEAAAAVQEAVRAEARAARSLSAAEARTAHNTAIALAVGAPLLSLLLGVLILRSITRPLGGAVSFAQLVAGGNLNANLAVQGRDEIGRLADALRVMVDTLKAKIAEAEDKSEQAARKEQEALAAMREAEEARKQAENAKREGMLQAAAQVEGAVEVVSSASEELSAQIEQADRGAEEQARRVSETATAMEEMNASVLEVARNAGDTAEVSDSARAKAAHGAALVEKVVGTIDGVRRQSLDLKADMEDLGRQAESIGAIMNVISDIADQTNLLALNAAIEAARAGDAGRGFAVVADEVRKLAEKTMQATVQVGDAIRGVQQGTRKNMENVDRSVQGIEESTQLVRQSGEALDEIVRLVETASDQVRSIATASEQQSSASEEINHAVEQVSTISGETAQAMRESARAVSALAEQAQVLKRLVEEMKAA, translated from the coding sequence ATGAACAATTTCAGTGTCGGTATCAGGCTGATAGCAGGATTCATTTTTGTTTCCCTGCTCACGTTGATCACTGCCGGATCGGGGTATCTGGCCATCGAAAACGCCAGTGAAAGCCTGCGTCGTTCCAACGAGGAAATGCTGCCCGCCGTGGCCCATACCGGAAGCATAGAACTGGCCATGCGCGGCATAGTGGTGGCCCAGCGCACCCTGATGATGGAACGGCTGTCGCGGGCCGACCGTGACCGCCAGCGGGAGGACATCCGCCTCGCGCGCGAGGTGATCGCCAGGTCGCGCGGCGAGATGGACAAGCTGCACCATTCGCCCGCCGTGCAGGAAAAGTGGTCGGCCTTCGTCGCCACGCTGGATTCCGTGCGCGCCACCAACGACGAAATAATGGCCGCCATTCAGGAATGGGAGCGGGACATAGCGGACAAGGCCCGCATGGACCGGGCTGCGGAACTTGTCACCAGCAAGGGCGTGCAGGCCAACCTGCGGCTGGCCGAGGCCGCCGCGGCGGTGCAGGAGGCCGTGCGGGCAGAGGCGCGCGCCGCGCGGAGCCTGAGCGCGGCGGAAGCGCGCACGGCGCACAACACCGCCATCGCCCTGGCCGTGGGAGCGCCGTTGCTGTCACTGCTGCTCGGCGTTCTCATCTTGCGGTCCATCACCCGCCCGCTGGGTGGGGCGGTGTCGTTCGCGCAGTTGGTGGCAGGAGGCAACCTGAACGCGAACCTTGCCGTGCAAGGACGCGACGAGATAGGCAGGCTGGCCGACGCCCTGCGGGTGATGGTGGACACCCTGAAGGCCAAGATCGCCGAGGCCGAGGACAAGAGCGAACAGGCGGCCCGCAAGGAGCAGGAAGCCCTGGCCGCCATGCGCGAGGCGGAAGAGGCCCGCAAGCAGGCGGAAAACGCCAAGCGCGAGGGCATGTTGCAGGCCGCCGCACAGGTGGAGGGCGCGGTGGAGGTGGTGTCGTCCGCATCCGAAGAATTGTCCGCCCAGATCGAACAGGCCGACCGGGGCGCAGAGGAGCAGGCCAGGCGTGTTTCCGAGACGGCCACGGCCATGGAGGAAATGAACGCCAGCGTGCTGGAGGTGGCCCGTAACGCCGGCGACACGGCGGAGGTTTCCGATTCGGCCCGGGCCAAGGCGGCCCACGGCGCCGCGCTGGTGGAGAAGGTGGTGGGCACCATCGATGGCGTGCGGCGGCAGTCGCTGGACCTCAAGGCCGACATGGAAGACCTGGGCCGTCAGGCCGAGTCCATAGGGGCGATCATGAACGTGATCAGCGACATTGCCGACCAGACCAACCTGCTGGCGCTGAACGCAGCCATCGAGGCGGCCCGGGCCGGTGATGCCGGGCGCGGCTTTGCCGTGGTGGCGGACGAGGTGCGCAAGCTGGCCGAAAAGACCATGCAGGCCACCGTGCAGGTGGGCGACGCCATCCGGGGAGTGCAGCAGGGCACCCGCAAGAACATGGAGAACGTGGACCGCTCGGTGCAGGGCATCGAGGAATCCACCCAACTGGTGCGCCAGTCGGGCGAGGCGCTGGACGAGATCGTGCGGTTGGTGGAAACGGCCAGCGACCAGGTGCGCTCCATCGCCACGGCGTCGGAGCAGCAGTCGTCGGCCAGCGAGGAAATCAACCACGCCGTGGAGCAGGTCAGCACCATTTCCGGCGAGACGGCGCAGGCCATGCGTGAATCGGCGCGGGCCGTGTCCGCCCTGGCGGAGCAGGCCCAGGTGCTGAAGCGTCTGGTGGAAGAGATGAAGGCGGCGTAG
- the hemC gene encoding hydroxymethylbilane synthase, which produces MKKLVIATRGSKLALWQAEHVKSCIEGRHPGVSVDLLVLKTRGDIILDVPLAKVGGKGLFVKEIEEALLDGRADLAVHSMKDVPMELPEGLVLGIIPEREEPSDSFLSVHHDSLAALPHGATVGTSSLRRQSQLLALRPDLNVVSLRGNVDTRLRKLSEGQFDAIIMATAGMKRLGLSAPKSEVLGPPAFLPAVGQGALGIEFRGDRTDLHELMAFMEHTPTRIRVEAERGFLAGLQGGCQVPIAGHAVMTGSDTFALEGLVADLTGARVIRRTMNGASAPDGAQARQIGLDLAARMVADGAGEILAEVYGSGAAAN; this is translated from the coding sequence ATGAAGAAACTCGTTATCGCCACCCGTGGCAGCAAGCTGGCCCTGTGGCAGGCCGAACACGTCAAATCCTGCATCGAAGGTCGGCATCCCGGCGTTTCGGTGGATCTGCTGGTCCTGAAGACCCGGGGGGACATCATCCTCGACGTGCCGCTGGCCAAGGTGGGCGGCAAGGGCCTGTTCGTGAAGGAAATCGAGGAAGCCCTGCTGGATGGCCGGGCCGACCTGGCCGTGCACAGCATGAAGGACGTGCCCATGGAACTGCCGGAGGGGCTGGTGCTGGGCATCATTCCCGAACGCGAGGAACCGTCCGATTCCTTCCTGTCCGTGCATCACGATTCGCTGGCCGCCCTGCCCCACGGGGCCACCGTGGGCACCAGCAGCCTGCGCCGCCAGTCGCAGTTGCTGGCCCTGCGCCCGGACCTGAACGTGGTCTCCCTGCGCGGCAACGTGGATACCCGGTTGCGCAAGCTTTCCGAGGGCCAGTTCGACGCCATCATCATGGCCACCGCTGGCATGAAGCGCCTTGGCCTTTCCGCGCCCAAGAGCGAAGTGCTGGGGCCGCCCGCCTTCCTGCCCGCCGTGGGCCAGGGCGCGCTGGGCATCGAATTCCGGGGCGACCGGACCGACCTGCACGAGCTGATGGCCTTCATGGAACACACCCCCACCCGCATCCGCGTGGAAGCCGAACGCGGTTTTCTTGCCGGGTTGCAGGGCGGTTGTCAGGTACCCATCGCCGGGCACGCCGTGATGACCGGCAGCGACACCTTTGCCCTGGAAGGCCTGGTGGCCGACCTGACCGGCGCGCGGGTGATCCGCCGTACCATGAACGGCGCCAGCGCCCCCGACGGCGCGCAGGCCCGCCAGATCGGTCTGGACCTTGCTGCCCGGATGGTGGCCGACGGCGCCGGGGAAATCCTGGCCGAGGTGTACGGCAGCGGAGCGGCGGCAAACTAG
- a CDS encoding FmdB family zinc ribbon protein: MPIFEYECTACGKKFEELVFGDDLPPCPACGSARTEKQLSCACFKMPAPSRVGQTVTFPKSSRGGCSGCSGGNCSTCG, translated from the coding sequence ATGCCCATCTTTGAATACGAATGCACCGCCTGCGGCAAGAAGTTCGAGGAACTCGTCTTCGGCGACGACCTGCCCCCCTGCCCGGCCTGCGGTTCCGCCCGTACCGAAAAGCAGCTGTCCTGCGCCTGCTTCAAGATGCCCGCGCCCTCGCGCGTGGGGCAGACCGTGACCTTCCCCAAGTCCAGCCGTGGCGGCTGTTCCGGGTGTTCGGGCGGCAACTGCTCCACCTGCGGTTAA
- a CDS encoding DUF4254 domain-containing protein: protein MQTLHAVATLLTDCFDAQHRATAEWHVAEPPAHEPAPVATDATEAADVVADAALLHRLVLAQHLMNFRLWHVEDTARRTDVGTDVIADCKRTIDGLNQRRNDYMEKVDACVVALLRPHLPAPAPGQRSRHNTESLGMAVDRLSILSLKIFHMEEQAERADAAPDHRERCAARLAVLREQRADLAQAVLDLTAEFLDGRKQPKAYYQFKMYNDPSLNPELYKNVKG from the coding sequence ATGCAGACCCTTCATGCCGTGGCGACGCTGCTCACGGATTGTTTCGACGCCCAGCACCGCGCCACCGCCGAGTGGCACGTGGCCGAGCCCCCGGCGCACGAACCCGCGCCCGTTGCAACGGACGCCACGGAAGCCGCAGACGTGGTGGCCGACGCCGCGTTGCTGCACCGGCTGGTGCTGGCCCAGCACCTGATGAACTTCCGTCTGTGGCACGTGGAAGACACCGCCCGCCGCACCGACGTGGGCACGGATGTCATTGCGGACTGCAAGCGCACCATCGACGGCCTGAACCAGCGCCGCAACGACTACATGGAAAAGGTGGACGCCTGTGTGGTGGCGCTGCTGCGCCCGCATCTGCCCGCGCCTGCCCCCGGCCAGCGCTCGCGCCATAACACCGAGTCGCTGGGCATGGCCGTGGACCGGCTGTCCATTCTCAGCCTGAAGATCTTCCATATGGAAGAGCAGGCTGAACGCGCCGACGCCGCGCCCGACCATCGCGAACGCTGCGCCGCCAGGCTGGCCGTGCTGCGCGAGCAACGCGCCGACCTGGCCCAGGCCGTGCTGGACCTGACCGCGGAGTTCCTGGATGGCCGCAAGCAGCCCAAGGCCTATTACCAGTTCAAGATGTACAACGATCCCAGTCTCAACCCCGAGTTGTACAAGAACGTGAAGGGGTAG
- a CDS encoding NAD(+)/NADH kinase, with translation MHTVLRSILIVTKSGHREAEALGERMRAWLAARGLSARVVENTGDAVSLAVAGQECSLALVLGGDGTILGVARRLLGSGVPLLGVNLGKVGFLAEVAATRWESSLERLLSGGVTVQERLALSFRVERDGATVHSGGAVNDVVINRGILARVINLDLRVGAERLGELRADGLIVSTPTGATGYSVSARGPLVHPQLDVYTVTPICPFLNNLLPLVLPGEARLSVAVRERTTDVYLTQDGQEGYALHAGDVVHVERAPGGMLFATIEELSYYRKLKAKGFIKDQS, from the coding sequence ATGCACACCGTGCTTCGTTCCATTCTCATCGTCACCAAGTCGGGCCACCGCGAGGCGGAGGCCCTTGGCGAACGCATGCGCGCCTGGCTGGCCGCGCGCGGTCTTTCGGCGCGCGTGGTGGAGAACACGGGCGATGCCGTGTCGCTGGCCGTGGCCGGGCAGGAATGCAGCCTGGCCCTGGTGCTGGGCGGCGATGGCACCATCCTTGGCGTGGCCCGGCGACTGTTGGGCTCGGGGGTGCCGCTGCTGGGCGTGAACCTGGGCAAGGTGGGCTTTCTGGCAGAGGTGGCCGCCACCCGCTGGGAATCCAGCCTGGAGCGCCTGCTGTCCGGCGGCGTCACCGTGCAGGAACGGCTGGCCCTGTCCTTCCGCGTGGAGCGCGACGGGGCCACGGTGCATTCCGGCGGTGCGGTGAACGACGTGGTCATCAATCGCGGCATTCTCGCGCGGGTCATCAACCTGGACCTGCGGGTGGGGGCCGAGCGGCTGGGTGAACTGCGCGCCGACGGGCTGATTGTCTCCACCCCCACCGGGGCCACCGGCTATTCCGTGTCCGCGCGGGGGCCGCTGGTGCACCCGCAACTGGACGTGTACACCGTGACGCCCATCTGCCCGTTCCTGAACAACCTGCTGCCGCTGGTGCTGCCCGGCGAGGCCCGCCTTTCGGTGGCGGTGCGCGAGCGCACCACCGACGTCTACCTGACCCAGGACGGGCAGGAAGGCTACGCCCTGCACGCGGGCGACGTGGTGCACGTGGAGCGCGCGCCCGGCGGCATGCTGTTCGCCACCATCGAGGAACTTTCGTACTACCGCAAGCTGAAGGCCAAGGGGTTCATCAAGGACCAGTCCTAG
- a CDS encoding helix-turn-helix domain-containing protein translates to MGRLLGKLVREARLERTVGGKPLSIRQLADRLGVHHSYLSRIERGDDVCLKPERLMLLADLLGVDRYFMLAVAGIVPEKLREAIYDHREAFTMFIRCVMRDKPDGEGDGASALASAGAGHPHWNIPYVDGADLLRGLVGAMSGEGWIVSRMAQDRMATQLSTCELPFCDIDLRSGVVTTAGVRSLRVYLGRCGTEDGVACVYRSRRVVTGKLGTMVSMLCRMHHAMGAWVRVVDGFDMVAFDSHEQEPLRKEARASTADRFRHARRCGGTTGVPDSHAPCIVFERLARRSAGTHENRLQYERILGKLAMSAHAFFPWDEMEAFSYIIVLSH, encoded by the coding sequence ATGGGCAGGTTATTAGGGAAACTCGTCAGAGAGGCACGCCTGGAGCGAACCGTTGGCGGCAAGCCGCTGTCCATCCGCCAATTGGCCGACCGGTTGGGGGTACACCATTCCTACCTCAGCCGCATTGAACGCGGCGACGATGTCTGCCTGAAGCCGGAACGGCTGATGCTGCTTGCCGACCTGCTGGGGGTGGACAGGTATTTCATGCTCGCGGTGGCGGGTATCGTGCCCGAAAAGCTGCGTGAAGCCATTTACGATCACCGCGAGGCGTTCACCATGTTCATTCGTTGTGTCATGCGCGACAAGCCGGACGGGGAGGGCGATGGCGCCTCGGCACTTGCCAGTGCCGGGGCCGGGCATCCGCACTGGAACATTCCCTATGTCGATGGGGCGGACCTGCTGCGCGGCCTGGTGGGCGCCATGTCGGGCGAGGGGTGGATCGTTTCGCGGATGGCCCAGGACCGCATGGCTACACAGCTGTCCACATGCGAACTGCCGTTTTGCGACATCGACCTGCGGAGCGGTGTCGTCACCACAGCCGGGGTGCGCAGCCTGCGGGTGTACCTGGGGCGGTGCGGGACGGAAGATGGCGTTGCCTGTGTCTACCGTTCACGGCGCGTGGTGACAGGCAAGCTGGGCACCATGGTTTCCATGCTGTGCCGCATGCACCATGCCATGGGCGCATGGGTGCGGGTGGTGGACGGCTTCGACATGGTGGCCTTCGACAGCCACGAGCAGGAGCCGTTGCGAAAGGAGGCACGGGCCAGCACCGCGGACCGCTTTCGACACGCCCGCAGGTGCGGCGGCACGACTGGCGTGCCGGACAGCCACGCGCCCTGCATCGTTTTCGAGCGTCTGGCACGGCGGAGTGCGGGGACGCACGAAAACCGCCTGCAGTACGAGCGCATCCTTGGCAAGCTGGCCATGTCGGCCCATGCGTTCTTTCCGTGGGACGAAATGGAGGCGTTTTCGTACATCATCGTGCTATCGCATTGA
- a CDS encoding D-sedoheptulose 7-phosphate isomerase has protein sequence MTDNARQIVLEHAAEGARLRERYFQQNADRVVELALQMALTLARGRKIMFCGNGGSAADAQHLAAEFVNRFMMERPPLPALALTTDSSILTAIGNDYGFEQVFQKQVQALGQPGDMLVGISTSGNSPNVVLALKAAREKGVVTVGMTGRGGGEMAALCDYLLDVCDRRTPLVQEIHITVGHLLCQLTDHFLFENVLALQPYLEGKTPE, from the coding sequence ATGACCGACAACGCCCGCCAGATCGTGCTCGAGCACGCCGCCGAAGGCGCAAGGCTTCGTGAACGCTATTTCCAGCAGAACGCCGACCGCGTGGTGGAGCTGGCCCTCCAGATGGCCCTCACCCTGGCCCGTGGCCGCAAGATCATGTTCTGCGGCAACGGCGGCAGCGCCGCCGACGCCCAGCACCTGGCCGCCGAATTCGTCAACCGCTTCATGATGGAGCGCCCCCCCCTGCCCGCGCTGGCCTTGACCACCGACAGCTCGATACTTACCGCCATAGGCAACGACTACGGCTTCGAGCAGGTCTTCCAGAAGCAGGTGCAGGCGCTGGGCCAGCCCGGCGACATGCTGGTGGGCATTTCCACGTCCGGCAACAGCCCCAACGTGGTGCTGGCCCTGAAGGCCGCGCGCGAAAAAGGCGTTGTCACGGTAGGCATGACCGGCAGAGGCGGCGGCGAAATGGCCGCGCTGTGCGATTACCTGCTGGACGTTTGCGACCGGCGCACCCCGCTGGTGCAGGAAATCCACATCACCGTGGGCCACCTGCTGTGCCAGTTGACCGACCATTTCCTGTTCGAGAACGTGCTGGCCCTGCAACCGTACCTGGAAGGCAAAACGCCGGAATAG